The proteins below come from a single Leifsonia sp. 1010 genomic window:
- a CDS encoding nuclear transport factor 2 family protein has protein sequence MPTITELLSANLREVFGNRDATSRRAAIERTYTEDVVFADPEGEVTGWDALEAKAAGLIDGAPAAFAFADAGPVYLGQDTGALAWTFGPEGAPVARGIDVIEVRDGRIAALRTLLA, from the coding sequence GTGCCGACGATCACCGAACTGCTGTCCGCCAACCTCCGCGAGGTCTTCGGCAACAGGGACGCCACCTCGCGCCGCGCCGCCATCGAGCGCACCTACACCGAGGACGTCGTGTTCGCCGACCCCGAGGGCGAGGTGACCGGATGGGATGCGCTGGAGGCGAAGGCCGCCGGCCTCATCGACGGCGCCCCGGCCGCATTCGCCTTCGCGGACGCCGGCCCCGTCTACCTCGGGCAGGACACCGGCGCTCTCGCGTGGACGTTCGGTCCGGAGGGCGCGCCCGTCGCCCGCGGCATCGACGTCATCGAGGTGCGCGACGGCCGCATCGCCGCGCTCCGCACCCTCCTCGCCTGA
- a CDS encoding ABC transporter ATP-binding protein, translated as MSGMRGMAAAGGGGGRGRVSGGDAEAQRAINAEAPKIPHLFRRIVSLFSAHRMAIVFTMVLVLIGAALSVVPPLLTERAFDDGLFPPGGPNIPVLVEIVVFMLVVYIASALLGVWQTYLTASVGNKVMGALRVRLFSHLQSMELSFFTHTKTGIIQSRLQNDVGGVASVLTNTISSILGNTVTVIAALVAMLLLNWQLTIVAVVLMPILVIAQRRVGQVRARIATKTQESLSDMTAITQETLSVSGILLSKSFNRQSTEVGRYSAENENQIRLQVSQAMSGQWFFAMVNIFLSSIPAIVYLVSGWLIVGGATDISAGTIVAFTTVQARLLFPLLALMRVALDLQTSGALFARIFEYLDLKPAIADRPDAVPVDPADDLGRIEFDHVVFRYPDARDGEGNTLDDVSFVIEPGEFAAFVGPSGAGKTTVSYLIPRFYDATSGTIRFGETDVRELQQDSLVSHIGVVSQETYLFHATIAENLRYARPDATQEQLEDAAKRANIHDTIARFPDGYATIVGERGYRLSGGEKQRIAIARVLLKDPEVLILDEATSALDTISERVVQQALDTASSGRTTIAIAHRLSTIVSADVIFVIDHGQVVERGTHRELLELGGVYSRLYREQTESAVLEE; from the coding sequence ATGAGCGGGATGCGCGGCATGGCTGCGGCCGGAGGCGGCGGCGGTCGCGGGCGCGTCAGCGGCGGGGACGCGGAAGCCCAGCGGGCCATCAACGCCGAGGCCCCGAAGATCCCGCACCTGTTCCGTCGGATCGTCTCGCTCTTCTCGGCTCATCGCATGGCGATCGTGTTCACGATGGTGCTCGTGCTGATCGGCGCCGCACTGTCGGTCGTGCCGCCGCTGCTCACCGAGCGGGCCTTCGACGACGGGCTGTTCCCGCCCGGTGGACCGAACATCCCGGTGCTCGTCGAGATCGTCGTGTTCATGCTCGTCGTGTACATCGCGTCGGCTCTGCTTGGCGTGTGGCAGACGTACCTGACGGCGTCCGTCGGCAACAAGGTGATGGGCGCCCTCCGCGTCCGGCTGTTCTCGCACCTGCAGTCGATGGAGCTCAGCTTCTTCACGCACACCAAGACGGGCATCATCCAGTCGCGGCTCCAGAACGATGTCGGCGGGGTCGCCAGCGTCCTCACCAACACGATCTCGAGCATCCTCGGCAACACGGTGACGGTGATCGCCGCGCTCGTCGCGATGCTGCTGCTCAACTGGCAGCTGACCATCGTCGCCGTCGTGCTCATGCCGATCCTCGTGATCGCCCAGCGCCGGGTCGGCCAGGTGCGTGCCCGCATCGCGACCAAGACGCAGGAGTCGCTGTCGGACATGACGGCGATCACCCAGGAGACGCTGAGCGTCAGCGGCATCCTGCTGTCGAAGAGCTTCAACCGGCAGAGCACCGAAGTCGGTCGCTATTCCGCCGAGAACGAGAACCAGATCCGCCTCCAGGTGTCGCAGGCGATGAGCGGCCAGTGGTTCTTCGCGATGGTCAACATCTTCCTGTCGTCGATCCCGGCCATCGTCTACCTGGTGTCCGGGTGGCTGATCGTGGGCGGCGCGACGGACATCTCGGCCGGAACGATCGTCGCGTTCACCACCGTGCAGGCGCGACTACTGTTCCCGCTGCTCGCGCTGATGCGGGTGGCGCTCGACCTGCAGACCTCGGGCGCGCTGTTCGCCCGCATCTTCGAGTACCTCGATCTGAAGCCGGCGATCGCGGACCGCCCGGACGCCGTGCCGGTCGATCCGGCCGACGACCTCGGGAGGATCGAGTTCGACCACGTGGTCTTCCGCTACCCGGACGCGCGCGACGGGGAGGGCAACACCCTCGACGACGTGTCGTTCGTCATCGAGCCCGGCGAGTTCGCCGCGTTCGTCGGCCCGAGCGGCGCGGGCAAGACGACGGTCTCGTACCTGATCCCACGCTTCTACGACGCGACGAGCGGCACGATCCGGTTCGGCGAGACGGATGTGCGTGAGCTGCAGCAGGACTCGCTGGTCTCGCACATCGGGGTGGTCAGCCAGGAGACCTACCTGTTCCACGCGACCATCGCCGAGAACCTGCGCTACGCCCGGCCGGACGCGACGCAGGAACAGCTGGAGGATGCGGCCAAGCGCGCCAACATCCACGACACGATCGCGCGCTTCCCGGACGGCTACGCGACGATCGTGGGGGAGCGCGGCTACCGGCTCTCCGGCGGCGAGAAGCAGCGGATCGCGATCGCCCGCGTGCTGCTGAAGGACCCGGAGGTGCTCATCCTCGACGAGGCGACGAGCGCCCTCGACACCATCTCCGAACGGGTCGTGCAGCAGGCGCTCGACACCGCATCCAGCGGCCGCACCACCATCGCCATCGCCCACCGGCTGTCGACCATCGTCTCGGCGGACGTCATCTTCGTGATCGACCACGGGCAGGTCGTCGAGCGCGGGACGCACCGCGAGCTGCTGGAGCTCGGCGGTGTCTATTCGCGCCTGTACCGCGAGCAGACCGAGAGCGCGGTCCTCGAGGAGTAG